In the genome of Chryseobacterium sp. 52, the window ATATGAATACGATAACACTCAGGTTAGAAAACGTAAAGAAACTCCAGGCGAAAAGGTGGGAAAATGAAGATCATTGGGATACGCTGAATGATCTTTTAATCAAAGAATTAGATGAAATTCTAGCCATTGAGCCTCAGAATACTTCAGCTTTAATTAATATAGGTGCTATCTATTCTGATATGGGTGAAAATGAAAAAGCCCTGGAATATTTAAACACAGCCCTTGACTTAGGTTCTGATGATAAAAATCTATTTATCAATCTGGCAATTGTGATGGTGTATATGGAAAAACATCAGGAAGAATATCACGAATACCTTGAAATAGCTGAAAATAAAACTGAAAACCCTCTCACCTTTAAAGCTTACTTTGATCCCAATTCTCAATAATAGATTAACGTATTTAATTAGAAAAAAATAAAACCGGACCCAGTAAAGATTCTAGTGTATGCCCAAAATTTCAGTTATTTTCAATACTATTTTTTTCAGTGCACTCCTCTTTAATTTAATGATTCTCAAATTGTTTGAAAAAACGATTATTCAACTAGAAATTGTGGGATTTTTTTACGCGCTAGGTATTTTAGCCTTTATACTGTTCAAAAACAAATTAAAAAAAATAGGTCCCTGGAACAGCATCAATAATTTTATCTTTTGTTTTTTCGTTGTAGGAAGTTATTTAACATTGTCCGTTTTGAGTACCAATTATTACTTTTCCGAAAAAGAAACTGAAAACAGAACCTATGAAATTGTTAGAAAAACTGAAATTATTGGAACACAATATAACAGGCACAAAAAAAAACCTGCTGTTATCATTGAGGCACAAAAAGGGGATACGAAAAGAATAGAGTTTCCCCGAAATATGAAAGCAAAAGTGGATGCTGCTGATTTCGTGGAACTGGAGCTATCTAAAGGACTTTTAAATTTTGATATTATCCGTCATACAAAACTTAAATAATAAATAATTAAGACCCTTTTTTCTGGCATCTGAAATGAAACCAGGAAATTAATTGATCATTTTACAGAAAAAACACTTATTCAGTACGCTTTAATAACAAAAATAATATTAATTTTCATTTTTAAATTATCATCAAAACTAAAGATCATGTTACTGGCCATCCTTCTTCCTTTTCTCTCTTTTATGGTTCGCGGAAAAATTCTCACCGGAATCATTTGCTTACTCTTACAAATCACCGTAATTGGCTGGCTTCCTGCAGCCATCTGGGCAGCATTATCTTTAAATAACTCAAGAGCAGAGCGACGCAATGAAAAATTAATCCGGGCGGTGAAAGAGAATCAAAGATAAATGATACCCTGTTCTCTATGAGGCATCAGAGGTTTGATTTAAAAAAAATAAAGAATCATAAAAACTGTATATCACTCAATTTCTACTGAAGTATAAGTACATTTTATTTAACTCATATTATTTTCATTGGACAATTTTTCACAATCATTATATTGTATAACATAGTAATAAAAAATAATTATATCTTTGCATAACAAACAACACCATTATGCAACCAAAAAATATTCTTTTACCTCTGATTTTCTTATTATTATCTTTTAATACCATTGCTGCCCAAGCCTATGAAAAAAAAATAGACAGTCTTATTCTCACAGGATTTGGCAATAAAAATGAACCGGGCAGTGCTTTTCTGGTATCGAAAAAAGGAAAAATCATTTACCGGAAGGCTTTTGGAAAAGCCAACC includes:
- a CDS encoding YqaE/Pmp3 family membrane protein, translating into MLLAILLPFLSFMVRGKILTGIICLLLQITVIGWLPAAIWAALSLNNSRAERRNEKLIRAVKENQR
- a CDS encoding tetratricopeptide repeat protein, whose amino-acid sequence is MNTITLRLENVKKLQAKRWENEDHWDTLNDLLIKELDEILAIEPQNTSALINIGAIYSDMGENEKALEYLNTALDLGSDDKNLFINLAIVMVYMEKHQEEYHEYLEIAENKTENPLTFKAYFDPNSQ